One genomic segment of Streptomyces liangshanensis includes these proteins:
- a CDS encoding DUF6278 family protein — protein sequence MNIPFLDNWRKRHGDTPGSSVSAAAGEPAGVAELLSECELLRVRAGQSGLELDDTPESLESLDQLTPRWRDDPEELPFLGNDAGLYLGTVIVRTIPGAVWNIWPDGHPVVRLASGREIEVVEAGVEWAGTGAPELSQVYAEAQEV from the coding sequence ACAACTGGCGCAAGCGGCACGGCGACACCCCCGGTTCGTCGGTCTCCGCCGCCGCGGGGGAGCCGGCCGGCGTCGCCGAGCTGCTCTCCGAATGCGAGCTGCTGCGTGTCCGGGCAGGGCAGAGCGGGCTCGAACTGGACGACACCCCCGAGTCGTTGGAGTCGCTCGACCAGCTGACGCCGCGCTGGCGCGACGACCCGGAGGAGCTGCCGTTCCTGGGCAACGACGCGGGTCTCTACCTGGGCACGGTCATCGTCCGTACGATCCCCGGCGCCGTCTGGAACATCTGGCCCGACGGGCATCCCGTCGTCCGGCTCGCGTCCGGCCGGGAGATCGAGGTCGTCGAGGCGGGCGTCGAGTGGGCCGGTACGGGCGCGCCCGAGCTGTCCCAGGTGTACGCGGAGGCCCAGGAGGTCTGA